One genomic region from Ammospiza nelsoni isolate bAmmNel1 chromosome 13, bAmmNel1.pri, whole genome shotgun sequence encodes:
- the RBL2 gene encoding retinoblastoma-like protein 2 isoform X3 codes for MSPFFRTFSGILKKINLVSREEGNRGNFPMISDDLVNSYHLLLCALDLVYGNALQCPNRKELLNPNFQGLPEDFHSKDYKVSSDPPCIIEKLCSLHYGLVLEAKGIKEHFWKPYIRKLFDKKLLKGKDENLTGFLDPGNFGDSVKAINKAYEEYVLSVGNLDERIFLGEDADEEIGTLTRCLNTPSGLETAERVQVKHNLQQHFDRSKSLRITTPLTGRKYIKESNPYVTPVSIATYSLSRLHTMLAGLKNAPSENLEQILRSCSRDPSQSIANRVKEMHDVYCQSTQSEGEFSNFSKDVASKHFRLAEMLYYKVLESVIEQERKRLGDTDLSAILEQDVFHRSLLACCLEIITFTYNPPGNFPFVTEIFDIPVYHFYKVIEVFIRAEDGLCREVVKHLNHIEEQILESMAWKQGSELWDRIRENENKVPTCEEVMPPQYFERSAGSSVVGSPLTPRRINEVRAEGGGLGKGLSSPPASLYDRYSSPTANPTRRRLFADNDGAPEGGTAVRVPPQPVVSTVPVQNMSPEAVSVTPVPGQTLVTVATATVTANNGQTVTIPVQGIANENGGITFFPVQVNVGAQPQAVSGPMQPLSAQTLAGTLNPQMAGAALQLPGQLTVQQISPGEQRQTQHLSATAARPRKMGSLALFFRKVYHLASVRLRDLCAKLDVSDELRKKIWTCFEYSLVHCPEIMMDRHLDQLLMCAIYVMTKVTNEDRSFQNIMRCYRTQPQAKSHVYRSVLIRGRRRRHSGSSDSSSQQNSPTDRSKDRSKERSSRDSSPVMRSSSTLPVPQPSSAPPTPTRLSGPNSDTEEEERGDLIQFYNNVYIEQIKDFALKYTSNAADSPPLSPYPFVRLGSPRRVQLSQHHPLYISPHRNESALSPQEKIFYYFSSSPSKRLKEINSMVRTGETPTKKRGILLEDGTEAPAKRICQENHTALLRRLQDVANDRGSH; via the exons GAAATTTTCCTATGATCAGTGATGACTTGGTCAATTCCTACCATCTCCTGTTGTGTGCTTTGGATCTCGTGTATGGAAATGCTCTGCAGTGTCCCAACCGTAAAGAGCTCCTGAATCCTAATTTTCAGG GTCTACCTGAAGACTTCCATAGTAAGGATTATAAAGTATCATCTGACCCTCCCTGCATTATTGAAAAACTGTGTTCTTTACATTATGGATTAGTTTTAGAAGCAAAAGGTATAAAGGAACATTTTTGGAAGCCATATATCCGGAAGCTTTTTGACAAAAAG cttttgaaaggaaaagatgaaaacCTGACAGGATTTCTGGATCCTGGGAACTTTGGAGACAGCGT cAAAGCCATCAACAAGGCCTATGAGGAGTATGTTCTGTCAGTGGGAAACCTGGATGAGAGAATATTCCTGGGCGAGGATGCGGATGAAGAGATTGGAACTCTCACAAGGTGCTTGAACACACCTTCAGGACTGGAAACAGCTGAGAGGGTACAAGTGAAGCACAACTTGCAGCAGCATTTTGACAGG tcgAAATCACTGAGGATCACAACCCCCCTCACTGGCCGCAAGTACATCAAAGAGAGCAACCCGTACGTGACACCTGTTTCCATAGCAACCTACAGCCTGAGCCGCCTGCACACGATGCTGGCAGGGCTGAAAAATGCCCCCAGTGAAAATCTGGAGCAAATACTCAG gtcATGCTCCAGAGATCCTTCTCAATCCATTGCAAACAGAGTTAAAGAAATGCATGATGTGTACTGTCAGAGCACTCAGTCTGAAGGAGAATTCAGTAATTTTTCCAAAG ATGTTGCTAGTAAACATTTTCGTCTTGCTGAGATGCTCTACTACAAGGTCTTGGAGTCAGTCATTGAGCAAGAGAGGAAGAGACTGGGAGACACTGACTTATCT GCAATACTGGAGCAAGATGTGTTTCACAGGTCTCTGCTGGCATGTTGCCTGGAGATCATTACCTTTACATACAACCCACCTGGAAACTTCCCTTTCGTCACGGAAATATTTGACATTCCAGTTTATCATTTTTACAAG GTAATTGAGGTTTTCATTAGAGCAGAGGACGGCCTTTGTCGGGAAGTGGTAAAACACCTGAACCACATTGAAGAGCAGATCCTGGAGAGTATGGCATGGAAACAGGGCTCTGAACTGTGGGACAGGATCAgagagaatgaaaacaaagttCCTACTTGTGAAGAG GTAATGCCACCTCAGTACTTTGAGAGATCTGCTGGGAGCAGTGTTGTGGGCTCACCATTGACACCACGGCGAATAAACGAGGTTCGTGCTGAAGGCGGAGGGCTGGGCAAAG gcctctcctcccctccagcCAGCCTGTATGACAGGTAcagctctcccacagccaaccccaCGCGGCGGCGCCTGTTCGCTGACAATGACGGTGCCCCCGAGGGTGGCACAGCTGTCAGGGTGCCCCCACAGCCCGTGGTGAGCACGGTGCCAGTGCAGAACATGAGCCCCGAGGCCGTGTCCGTGACCCCCGTGCCTGGCCAGACCCTGGTGACAGTGGCAACGGCCACCGTGACAGCCAACAACGGGCAGACGGTGACAATCCCTGTGCAAG GTATTGCCAATGAAAATGGAGGAATAACTTTCTTCCCAGTCCAAGTAAATGTaggtgcccagccccaggctgtgtCTGGGCCCATGCAGCCTCTGAGTGCCCAGACTCTGGCTGGCACCCTGAACCCCCAGatggctggggcagcactgcagctgccaggccAGCTCACAGTGCAGCAGATCTCccctggagagcagagacagacccagcacctcagtgccacagctgccaggcctCGCAAGATGGGCTCACTTGCACTCTTCTTCAGAAAG GTGTATCACTTGGCCAGTGTTCGTCTGAGGGACCTCTGTGCCAAACTGGACGTGTCTGATGAGCTGCGCAAGAAGATCTGGACATGCTTTGAGTACTCCTTGGTGCACTGCCCTGAAATCATGATGGACAGACACCTGGATCAGCTGCTGATGTGTGCCATTTATGTCATGACTAAG GTCACTAATGAAGACAGATCATTCCAGAACATCATGCGCTGCTACCGGACACAGCCACAAGCCAAGAGCCAC GTCTATCGCAGCGTCCTCATcaggggccgccgccgccgccactcgggcagcagtgacagcagcagccagcagaacTCACCCACAGACAGGAGCAAAGACAGGAGCAAGGAAAGAA GCAGCCGTGACTCCAGCCCGGTGATGcgctccagcagcaccctgcCCGTGCCCCAGCCCTCCAGCGCGCCCCCGACCCCCACGCGCCTCTCGGGCCCCAACAGCGACACCGAGGAGGAGGAGCGCGGGGACCTCATCCAGTTCTACAACAACGTCTACATCGAGCAGATCAAGGACTTTGCCCTCAAGTACACTTCAAATGCA GCAGACTCCCCCCCGCTCTCGCCGTACCCGTTCGTGCGCCTCGGCTCCCCCCGCAGagtgcagctctcccagcaccaCCCCCTGTACATCTCACCGCACAGAAACGAGTCTGCCCTCTCTCCCCAAGAGAAAATATTCTACTacttcagcagcagcccctcaaAG AGGCTAAAGGAAATCAACAGCATGGTTAGAACTGGAGAAACACCCACAAAGAAGAGAGGCATCCTCCTGGAAGATGGAACTGAAGCCCCGGCCAAGCGGATCTGCCAGGAGAATCACACGGCTCTGCTGAGACGACTCCAGGACGTAGCAAATGACCGAGGGTCCCACTGa
- the AKTIP gene encoding AKT-interacting protein isoform X1: MNPFWSMSTGSVRKRSDTEEKTLSAELRTSPLRGSAKKQLPSIPKNAVPITKPASPATSSQSTNGTHASYGPFYLEYSLLAEFTLVVKQKLPGVYVQPSYRSALMWFGVIFIRHGLYQDGVFKFTVYIPDNYPDGDCPRLVFDLPVFHPLVDPLSGELDVKRAFAKWRRNHNHIWQVLMYARRVFYKIDTTSPLNPEAAVLYEKDVQLFKSKVVDSVKLCSSHLFDQPKIEDPYAIIFSPWNPAIHDEAREKMLTQKKKPEDQHCKSMHVSGLSWVKPGSVQPFSKEEKTMPT; encoded by the exons ATGAACCCTTTCTGGAGCATGTCTACAGGTTCTGTGCGCAAG AGATCTGACACTGAAGAGAAAACACTGAGTGCAGAGCTTCGAACCAGTCCCCTGCGAGGATCTGCAAAGAAACAGTTGCCTTCCATCCCAAAGAATGCTGTGCCAATAACCAAGCCTGCTTctcctgccacctcctcccAGTCCACCAATGGAACACATGCTTCCTATGGGCCTTTTTATTTGGAGTACTCACTACTTGCAGAATT CACCTTGGTGGTGAAGCAGAAGTTGCCCGGTGTCTACGTGCAGCCCTCCTACCGATCGGCTTTGA TGTGGTTTGGTGTGATATTCATAAGGCATGGGCTCTACCAGGATGGTGTTTTCAAGTTCACTGTCTATATTCCTGATAATTACCCAGATGGAGACTGCCCG cgCTTGGTTTTTGACCTGCCTGTCTTCCACCCACTAGTGGACCCTTTATCTGGTGAACTGGATGTGAAAAGAGCATTTGCAAAATGGAG GAGAAATCATAATCACATATGGCAAGTGTTGATGTACGCTCGCAGAGTCTTCTACAAGATTGACACAACCAGTCCTCTGAACCCtgaggctgcagtgct GTATGAAAAGGATGTTCAGCTGTTCAAAAGTAAAGTGGTAGACAGTGTCAAACTATGCAGTAGTCATTTATTTGATCAGCCCAAAATAGAGGACCCCTATGCAATCAT TTTTTCTCCATGGAATCCAGCTATACATGATGAAGCTAGAGAGAAGATGTTGACTCAGAAG AAGAAGCCGGAAGATCAGCACTGCAAAAGCATGCACGTCTCTGGCCTGTCCTGGGTGAAGCCTGGCTCAGTGCAGCCCTTCAGCAAAGAAGAGAAGACAATGCCCACTTAG
- the AKTIP gene encoding AKT-interacting protein isoform X2, giving the protein MNPFWSMSTGSVRKRSDTEEKTLSAELRTSPLRGSAKKQLPSIPKNAVPITKPASPATSSQSTNGTHASYGPFYLEYSLLAEFTLVVKQKLPGVYVQPSYRSALMWFGVIFIRHGLYQDGVFKFTVYIPDNYPDGDCPRLVFDLPVFHPLVDPLSGELDVKRAFAKWRRNHNHIWQVLMYARRVFYKIDTTSPLNPEAAVLYEKDVQLFKSKVVDSVKLCSSHLFDQPKIEDPYAIIFSPWNPAIHDEAREKMLTQKKPEDQHCKSMHVSGLSWVKPGSVQPFSKEEKTMPT; this is encoded by the exons ATGAACCCTTTCTGGAGCATGTCTACAGGTTCTGTGCGCAAG AGATCTGACACTGAAGAGAAAACACTGAGTGCAGAGCTTCGAACCAGTCCCCTGCGAGGATCTGCAAAGAAACAGTTGCCTTCCATCCCAAAGAATGCTGTGCCAATAACCAAGCCTGCTTctcctgccacctcctcccAGTCCACCAATGGAACACATGCTTCCTATGGGCCTTTTTATTTGGAGTACTCACTACTTGCAGAATT CACCTTGGTGGTGAAGCAGAAGTTGCCCGGTGTCTACGTGCAGCCCTCCTACCGATCGGCTTTGA TGTGGTTTGGTGTGATATTCATAAGGCATGGGCTCTACCAGGATGGTGTTTTCAAGTTCACTGTCTATATTCCTGATAATTACCCAGATGGAGACTGCCCG cgCTTGGTTTTTGACCTGCCTGTCTTCCACCCACTAGTGGACCCTTTATCTGGTGAACTGGATGTGAAAAGAGCATTTGCAAAATGGAG GAGAAATCATAATCACATATGGCAAGTGTTGATGTACGCTCGCAGAGTCTTCTACAAGATTGACACAACCAGTCCTCTGAACCCtgaggctgcagtgct GTATGAAAAGGATGTTCAGCTGTTCAAAAGTAAAGTGGTAGACAGTGTCAAACTATGCAGTAGTCATTTATTTGATCAGCCCAAAATAGAGGACCCCTATGCAATCAT TTTTTCTCCATGGAATCCAGCTATACATGATGAAGCTAGAGAGAAGATGTTGACTCAGAAG AAGCCGGAAGATCAGCACTGCAAAAGCATGCACGTCTCTGGCCTGTCCTGGGTGAAGCCTGGCTCAGTGCAGCCCTTCAGCAAAGAAGAGAAGACAATGCCCACTTAG